From one Magnolia sinica isolate HGM2019 chromosome 18, MsV1, whole genome shotgun sequence genomic stretch:
- the LOC131233351 gene encoding putative pentatricopeptide repeat-containing protein At5g37570 gives MAVRSKPSNPILRPTSLSLERILKTQQNLRKSSPRIWREEEDECTDGVRTLKLSHPILRILESSTGTISEFNQIHAQLIVSGLSQHSLSAGRAIKKLCNSPSSLGHAVSLFLHLDTPDAFVCNTIIRSFLKFNGPDKALSFYHRQMLEKDVPPNHYTFPLLVKICADLGSIQEGEKTHARIAKLGLESDLFVQNSLIHMYFSFGRIKSACRVFDASCESDMVTWNSMVDGYAKNGRIDDARQIFDEMPERDVVSWNAMIAGYAATGDLKSAKELFGAMPVRDVVSWNSMIDGYAKIGEASLARELFDQMPDRNVVTWNTMLALCVRSKDYRECLRLFDMMMVEGETEPNEATLVSVLTACANLGMLDRGKWVHSYLRENRKIEHDVLLLTALLTMYAKCGDMDSAREIFEKMPERSVVSWNSMIMGYAMHGHGEKALEVFLEMEKRGLMPNDVTFICVLCACAHGGMVLEGWWYFDLMRRVYKIEPKVEHYGCMVDLLSRAGLLRDSEELIKKMPMEPAPALWGALLSACKTYSDCKLGEIVGKRLIELEPSDVGPYVLLSNIYAAEDRWDDVEKVRKMMKEKGLQKTAGLSLVDLSGPDSMSFMQETSAHKKSMVYSMLSEMGNQMKLSCRNFVVTGREL, from the coding sequence ATGGCCGTTCGATCAAAACCGTCCAATCCCATTCTCCGtccaacctctctctccctcgaaCGAATCCTCAAAACCCAGCAAAACCTCAGAAAATCCTCTCCACGAATctggagagaagaagaagacgaatgCACCGATGGGGTGCGCACGTTAAAACTCAGCCACCCCATCCTGCGCATTCTAGAATCCTCCACTGGAACAATCTCGGAATTCAACCAGATCCACGCCCAGCTCATCGTCTCCGGCCTCTCCCAACACTCTCTCTCAGCGGGCCGCGCCATCAAGAAGCTCTGCAACTCTCCATCCTCCCTGGGTCACGCCGTCTCTCTCTTCCTGCACCTCGACACGCCCGACGCCTTCGTCTGCAACACTATCATTCGATCTTTCCTAAAATTCAATGGCCCTGATAAGGCGCTCAGCTTCTACCACCGCCAAATGCTTGAAAAAGACGTCCCGCCTAATCATTACACCTTCCCCCTTCTAGTGAAGATCTGTGCCGATCTGGGTTCAATCCAGGAAGGTGAGAAGACCCATGCCCGGATCGCGAAGCTTGGGCTGGAATCCGATCTGTTCGTGCAGAACTCGTTGATTCATATGTACTTCTCGTTTGGGAGGATCAAGTCTGCATGTCGGGTGTTCGATGCAAGTTGTGAGTCAGACATGGTCACCTGGAATTCGATGGTTGATGGATACGCGAAGAATGGGCGGATTGATGATGCTCGTCAGATCTTCGACGAGATGCCTGAGAGAGATGTCGTGAGTTGGAATGCGATGATTGCAGGGTATGCGGCTACTGGGGATTTGAAGAGTGCCAAGGAGCTGTTTGGGGCAATGCCTGTTAGAGATGTAGTTTCTTGGAATTCTATGATTGATGGGTATGCTAAGATTGGAGAAGCTTCACTTGCTCGGGAGCTTTTTGATCAGATGCCGGATCGGAATGTGGTGACCTGGAATACTATGTTGGCTCTTTGCGTTCGGAGTAAAGATTATAGAGAGTGTCTAAGATTGTTTGATATGATGATGGTTGAAGGAGAGACAGAGCCGAATGAGGCAACCCTTGTCAGCGTTCTGACTGCTTGTGCGAATTTAGGCATGCTCGATAGAGGAAAATGGGTTCATTCCTATCTCAGAGAAAATAGAAAGATCGAACATGATGTGTTACTATTGACTGCTCTACTGACAATGTATGCCAAATGTGGGGATATGGATTCGGCAAGAGAAATCTTTGAGAAGATGCCTGAGAGGAGCGTCGTGTCGTGGAATTCTATGATAATGGGGTATGCAATGCATGGGCATGGCGAGAAGGCACTGGAGGTGTTCTTAGAGATGGAGAAAAGAGGGCTGATGCCAAACGATGTCACTTTCATATGTGTCTTGTGTGCCTGTGCCCATGGAGGGATGGTGTTGGAGGGGTGGTGGTATTTCGATCTCATGCGCCGTGTTTACAAGATTGAACCCAAGGTCGAGCACTATGGTTGTATGGTTGATCTCCTCAGCCGTGCCGGTTTGTTGAGGGATTCGGAAGAGCTTATAAAGAAGATGCCAATGGAGCCAGCCCCGGCCTTGTGGGGTGCTCTGTTGTCCGCTTGTAAAACCTATTCAGATTGCAAGCTTGGGGAGATTGTGGGAAAACGCCTTATAGAGTTGGAGCCGAGCGATGTCGGGCCCTATGTGCTGTTGTCAAATATTTATGCAGCAGAAGATAGATGGGATGATGTTGAGAAGGTGAGGAAGATGATGAAGGAGAAGGGTTTGCAGAAAACTGCAGGGCTTAGCTTGGTTGATCTTAGTGGGCCTGATTCCATGTCTTTTATGCAAGAAACTTCAGCCCATAAGAAGAGCATGGTGTATTCCATGTTGAGTGAGATGGGTAATCAGATGAAGTTGTCATGTAGAAATTTTGTTGTGACAGGCAGAGAACTCTAG